In the genome of Rhodoplanes sp. Z2-YC6860, one region contains:
- a CDS encoding SDR family NAD(P)-dependent oxidoreductase: MKAADIFDLKGRVALVTGASGGLGLRFAEVLAANGASVALVARRPEKLAEARAKIEKAGGKAVGIEADVLDRAQMNRAFDQAEKAFGTVTILVNNAGVAHSTRAIDLSEEEWRRITSINIDAVFFWAQEAARRMLKANAKGSIINIASVLGLSVSKGTVAYAAAKAAVIQMTKTLGLELGFKGVRVNAIAPGWFITDINRDYLTGAGASMTRDIPVGRFGQDGDLDGPLLLLASDAGAFMAGTTVVVDGGQVVAIRA, translated from the coding sequence ATGAAGGCCGCTGACATCTTCGACCTCAAAGGCCGGGTGGCGCTGGTGACCGGCGCGTCGGGAGGCCTGGGCCTGCGCTTCGCCGAGGTGCTGGCCGCGAACGGCGCGTCGGTGGCGCTCGTTGCACGCCGTCCGGAAAAACTCGCCGAGGCCAGGGCGAAGATCGAAAAGGCGGGCGGCAAGGCGGTCGGCATCGAGGCTGACGTGCTCGATCGCGCTCAGATGAACCGCGCCTTCGATCAGGCCGAAAAGGCCTTCGGCACGGTGACCATCCTGGTCAACAACGCCGGCGTCGCTCATTCCACCCGCGCCATCGATCTCTCCGAAGAGGAATGGCGCCGCATCACCAGCATCAATATCGACGCGGTGTTCTTCTGGGCCCAGGAGGCCGCGCGGAGGATGCTCAAGGCCAACGCCAAAGGCTCGATCATCAACATCGCCTCGGTTCTGGGGCTGAGCGTCTCGAAAGGCACGGTCGCCTACGCGGCCGCGAAAGCCGCCGTGATCCAGATGACCAAGACTCTCGGCCTCGAACTCGGCTTCAAGGGCGTGCGCGTCAACGCCATCGCGCCGGGCTGGTTCATCACCGACATCAATCGCGATTATCTCACCGGGGCGGGAGCGAGCATGACGCGCGACATTCCGGTCGGCCGCTTCGGCCAGGATGGCGATCTCGACGGCCCGCTGTTGCTGCTCGCCTCCGACGCCGGCGCCTTCATGGCGGGAACGACCGTCGTGGTTGACGGCGGCCAGGTCGTTGCCATTCGCGCATAG
- a CDS encoding acyl-CoA dehydrogenase family protein: protein MDFTLSPEIENLRVRVRAFVEEHVLPLEADRANFAEHENIPDERLAPVREKAKKAGLWAPQSPKEYGGMDLPMVGWAVMYEEAARSLFGPLAFNCMAPDDGNMNVLKKLGTPAQKEKWLKPIVEGKVRSAVAMTEPAPGGGSDPSMIKTYAEKHGDKWKIYGRKWFITGAAAASHFILAARTSDDKRKGITTFLYHKDQPGWRIVRRIDIMGPEEHGGHCELEFDGLEVHEDDILGGLGNGLKVVQVRLGPARLTHCMRWLGWSKRCMEIAQEYVNRREGFGIRLADRESVQMKLGEVGHNIQIGRLLTMYAAWKLDQGDFARKEVSMAKVHVANTLHQAADVAIQLQGARGYSKDTIVEWVYRAARAARLVDGADEVHKMVLAKFMRDEGRDFWSWSAGNRV from the coding sequence ATGGACTTCACGCTGTCGCCCGAGATCGAAAATCTTCGCGTGCGCGTTCGCGCCTTCGTCGAGGAGCATGTGCTGCCGTTGGAGGCGGACCGCGCCAACTTCGCGGAGCACGAGAACATTCCGGACGAACGGCTTGCGCCGGTGCGCGAGAAGGCGAAGAAGGCCGGCCTCTGGGCGCCGCAATCGCCGAAGGAATACGGCGGCATGGATCTGCCGATGGTGGGCTGGGCGGTGATGTATGAGGAGGCGGCGCGCTCGCTGTTCGGGCCGCTCGCCTTCAACTGCATGGCGCCGGACGACGGCAACATGAACGTGCTGAAGAAGCTTGGCACGCCGGCCCAGAAGGAAAAGTGGCTGAAGCCGATCGTCGAGGGCAAGGTCCGCTCGGCGGTGGCGATGACCGAGCCGGCGCCAGGCGGCGGCTCGGACCCGAGCATGATCAAGACCTACGCCGAGAAGCACGGCGACAAATGGAAAATCTACGGGCGGAAGTGGTTCATCACCGGCGCCGCGGCGGCGTCGCACTTCATCCTTGCGGCGCGTACCTCCGACGACAAGCGCAAGGGCATCACCACGTTCCTCTATCACAAGGACCAGCCCGGCTGGCGCATCGTGCGCCGCATCGACATCATGGGTCCTGAAGAGCACGGCGGCCATTGCGAGCTGGAGTTCGACGGGCTCGAAGTGCACGAGGACGACATTCTCGGCGGCCTCGGCAACGGTCTGAAGGTCGTGCAGGTGCGGCTCGGACCTGCCCGGCTCACGCATTGCATGCGCTGGCTCGGCTGGTCGAAGCGCTGCATGGAGATCGCGCAGGAGTATGTGAACCGCCGCGAAGGCTTCGGCATCCGGCTCGCCGACCGTGAAAGCGTGCAGATGAAGCTCGGCGAGGTCGGCCACAACATCCAGATCGGCCGGCTGCTGACGATGTACGCGGCATGGAAGCTCGACCAGGGCGATTTCGCCCGCAAGGAAGTGTCGATGGCCAAGGTGCATGTCGCGAACACCTTGCACCAGGCCGCCGATGTCGCGATCCAGCTCCAGGGCGCGCGCGGCTATTCCAAGGACACCATCGTGGAGTGGGTCTACCGCGCGGCGCGTGCGGCACGGCTCGTGGACGGCGCCGACGAGGTGCACAAGATGGTGCTGGCGAAGTTCATGCGCGACGAGGGCCGCGATTTCTGGAGCTGGAGCGCGGGCAACCGCGTTTGA
- a CDS encoding class II aldolase/adducin family protein has product MNQHAKIDTAATAKMSPEEWQARVDLAAVYRLCAHYGWDDVIYNHCSMRVPGEPSKFLMKQHELLWTEVTASNLRKVDMNDDLDEKSGVNRPGFTLHGGVLKGRPDVNCAVHVHTETGMALAGLKGGLKMVSQQAMRFYQRIGYHPYEGITEDFSERERILKALGQNRGLVLHNHGLLTVGKTAREGFILMKYLMSAATIQLQMQATGGEMIEISPAICEKVAAQYQTHDSGRGAADWPAYLRILDGIDPGYRN; this is encoded by the coding sequence ATGAACCAGCACGCCAAGATCGACACCGCCGCCACAGCGAAAATGTCGCCCGAGGAATGGCAGGCGCGAGTCGATCTCGCCGCGGTCTACCGGCTCTGCGCGCACTACGGCTGGGACGACGTGATCTACAATCACTGCTCGATGCGCGTGCCGGGCGAGCCGTCGAAGTTCCTGATGAAGCAGCATGAGCTGCTCTGGACCGAGGTCACGGCCTCGAACCTCCGCAAGGTCGACATGAACGACGACCTCGACGAGAAGTCGGGCGTCAACCGCCCGGGCTTCACGCTGCATGGCGGCGTGCTCAAGGGCCGGCCGGACGTCAATTGCGCGGTGCACGTCCACACCGAAACCGGCATGGCGCTGGCAGGCCTCAAGGGCGGGCTCAAGATGGTGTCGCAGCAGGCGATGCGGTTCTACCAGCGCATCGGCTATCACCCCTATGAAGGCATCACCGAGGACTTCAGCGAGCGTGAGCGTATTCTGAAAGCGCTCGGTCAGAACCGCGGTCTCGTTCTGCACAATCACGGCCTACTCACGGTCGGCAAGACCGCGCGCGAAGGCTTCATCCTGATGAAGTATCTGATGTCGGCCGCGACCATCCAGCTGCAGATGCAGGCGACCGGCGGCGAGATGATCGAGATATCGCCGGCAATCTGCGAGAAGGTCGCGGCGCAGTATCAGACCCATGACTCCGGCCGCGGCGCAGCCGACTGGCCGGCCTATCTGCGCATCCTCGACGGCATCGATCCGGGCTATCGGAATTGA
- a CDS encoding Bug family tripartite tricarboxylate transporter substrate binding protein: MIVVRFAALLIVAQLFGSPTLAQDDANNYPNRPIHIVVGNAAGGGIDTIIRLIQPMLAERLGQPIIVDNRPGGSNIVAAQAVAKSAPDGYTLLAGSVGMLTINPAVFAKLPYDPMRDFAPISIICSYPVLLMVNADAPVKSVADLIAYSKANPDKANAGGTGSVYQVATKLFEMRAGTKSQFISYRSHNDSMIGLMRGDVLMAIVDAAPAAGPLKDGRVRALAVLASQRLPKYPDVPTILEAGIKDMEFELWAGLLAPAGTPDAIVRKVQNAVAEIAKSDDMRQKMSDLELIPVGSTAADYRGRIAREIALWADVVKTGGIEIQR, encoded by the coding sequence ATGATCGTCGTGCGCTTTGCGGCCTTGCTGATCGTGGCTCAGTTGTTCGGTTCGCCCACTTTGGCGCAGGACGACGCCAATAATTATCCGAACCGCCCCATTCACATCGTGGTCGGCAATGCGGCGGGTGGCGGCATCGATACGATCATCCGCTTGATACAGCCCATGCTCGCGGAGCGGCTTGGTCAACCGATCATCGTCGACAACCGGCCCGGCGGCAGCAATATCGTCGCGGCGCAGGCCGTCGCGAAATCTGCGCCGGATGGCTACACGCTCCTCGCCGGCAGCGTCGGCATGCTCACGATCAATCCGGCGGTGTTCGCCAAGCTGCCCTACGATCCGATGCGCGATTTCGCGCCGATCTCGATCATCTGCTCTTATCCCGTGCTGCTGATGGTCAATGCCGATGCGCCGGTGAAATCCGTTGCCGATCTCATTGCCTACAGCAAGGCCAATCCGGACAAGGCCAATGCTGGCGGCACGGGCTCGGTCTATCAGGTTGCGACCAAACTGTTCGAGATGCGAGCCGGCACCAAATCTCAGTTCATCTCGTATCGCAGCCACAACGATTCCATGATCGGTCTGATGCGCGGCGATGTCTTGATGGCCATTGTCGATGCCGCGCCCGCGGCGGGACCATTGAAAGACGGCCGGGTGCGGGCCCTCGCGGTTCTGGCTTCCCAGCGTCTGCCGAAATATCCCGATGTGCCGACCATTCTAGAGGCCGGAATCAAGGATATGGAGTTCGAGTTGTGGGCAGGACTGCTGGCGCCCGCCGGCACCCCCGACGCCATCGTTCGCAAAGTCCAAAACGCCGTCGCCGAGATCGCCAAGTCGGACGACATGCGCCAGAAAATGAGCGACCTGGAGCTTATTCCGGTTGGCAGCACCGCGGCGGACTATCGCGGGCGGATCGCGCGCGAGATCGCCTTATGGGCTGACGTGGTCAAAACCGGCGGGATCGAGATTCAGCGCTAA
- a CDS encoding indolepyruvate ferredoxin oxidoreductase family protein, translating to MSLNHVTLDDKYDLTKSRIFVTGYQALVRLTMMQHERDKRAGLNTAGYVTGYRGSPLGGLDYQFQRAINHLAPRNVLFQSAINEDLAATAIWGSQQAELRGEGKYDGVFGMWYGKGPGVDRSGDAFRHANFAGTSKHGGVLALMGDDHTAESSTTAHQSEFNFVDVMIPVLNPAGVQEIIDYGLYGWAMSRFTGTWVGLKCMHETVESTAVVDGSLERLGILLPDPDEYTMPEGGLNIRLGDTVLGMEARLHDHKRDAMLAFVRVNKLNTVITSGGRNPKIGVITTGKSYLDVRQALDELGIDEVKANDWGLRIHKIACPWPISRRELQEFATGLDLIIVVEEKRSLIEVQVREELYGSPNQPTCIGKKDEEGKWLFPVKAALDSNDVAICIGDRLLKYVTDENLKGRVARLKEAQQRLAATQDVAVRIPYFCSGCPHNSSTVVPEGSRAYAGIGCHYMAQWMDRSTQGFTQMGGEGANWIGEAPFSKRPHVFQNIGDGTYNHSGYMAIRASIASGVNVTYKILFNDAVAMTGGQMNDGNLTVPKIAAQVAAEGAKRVVVVSDEPKKYPPGTPWPAGVTFHHRDDLQTVQKDLSLIPGCTVLIYDQTCAAEKRRRRKRGTFPDPDKRVIINELVCEGCGDCGVKSNCVSVQPLETEFGRKRTIDQSSCNKDFSCVKGFCPSFVTVHGAKLKKGRGVAQDHELKVLPEPELPRIAQTYNIIVTGVGGTGIVTIGGILGMAAHLEGKAVGVIDMAGLAQKGGAVYSHMRIAERPEDIHAIRIAAGGANLVLGGDIVVAGNKKVLAAVQSGKTAMVINTTEFLPGDFTRNADFSLPTERLRRAIASASGQDAQGHALSRFVDASRLASALFGSSLGANIFMVGVAYQLGTLPLSADSIEQAITLNGEAVPMNLAAFHWGRRAALDLEAVETIARPAPEARDENRQLSQSFEEMVSRRVKFLTAYQSRRYARRYRKWVEKAKDVESDRVPSKTGLADAVARYLFKLMAYKDEYEVARLYTDGTFLKQVANELGGEKLRFEFHLAPPILAKTNPATGEPVKRSFGPWMMNAFRVLAAFRFLRGTPLDIFGRTEERRTERQLIKDYEAMLKELLDKLSADNHAVAVGLASIPEKIRGYGPVKMRHLKAAKADEATLLEQFRSGAAPMLKAAE from the coding sequence ATGTCGCTCAATCACGTCACCCTCGACGACAAGTACGATCTCACCAAAAGCCGCATCTTCGTCACCGGCTATCAGGCGCTGGTGCGGCTGACGATGATGCAGCACGAGCGCGACAAGCGCGCCGGCCTGAACACCGCGGGCTACGTCACCGGCTATCGCGGCTCGCCGCTCGGCGGCCTCGACTATCAGTTCCAGCGCGCCATCAACCATCTTGCGCCGCGCAACGTGCTGTTCCAATCGGCGATCAACGAAGACCTGGCCGCGACCGCGATCTGGGGCTCGCAGCAGGCGGAGCTGCGAGGCGAAGGCAAATACGACGGCGTGTTCGGCATGTGGTACGGCAAGGGGCCGGGTGTCGACCGCTCCGGCGATGCCTTCCGCCACGCCAACTTCGCCGGCACCTCCAAGCACGGCGGCGTGCTGGCGCTGATGGGCGACGACCATACTGCGGAGTCGTCCACCACCGCGCACCAGTCCGAATTCAATTTCGTCGACGTGATGATCCCGGTGCTCAATCCGGCGGGTGTCCAGGAGATCATCGACTACGGCCTCTATGGCTGGGCGATGTCGCGCTTCACCGGCACCTGGGTCGGCTTGAAGTGCATGCACGAGACGGTGGAGTCGACCGCGGTGGTCGACGGCAGTCTTGAGCGGCTCGGCATTCTGCTGCCCGATCCCGACGAGTACACCATGCCGGAGGGCGGGCTGAACATCCGCCTCGGCGACACCGTGCTCGGCATGGAAGCACGGCTGCACGATCACAAGCGCGACGCGATGCTCGCCTTCGTGCGGGTCAATAAGCTCAACACTGTGATCACCTCGGGCGGCCGCAACCCGAAGATCGGCGTCATCACCACGGGCAAGAGCTATCTCGACGTGCGCCAGGCGCTCGACGAGCTCGGCATCGACGAGGTCAAGGCCAACGACTGGGGCCTGCGCATCCACAAGATCGCCTGCCCGTGGCCGATCAGCCGCCGTGAGCTGCAGGAGTTCGCGACCGGTCTCGATCTTATCATCGTGGTCGAGGAGAAGCGCTCGTTGATCGAAGTGCAGGTGCGCGAGGAGCTTTACGGCAGCCCGAACCAGCCCACCTGCATCGGCAAGAAGGATGAGGAGGGCAAGTGGCTGTTCCCGGTGAAGGCCGCGCTCGACTCCAACGACGTCGCGATCTGCATCGGCGACCGGCTGCTCAAGTATGTCACCGACGAGAATCTCAAGGGCCGCGTGGCGCGGTTGAAGGAAGCCCAGCAGCGGCTCGCTGCCACGCAGGATGTCGCAGTCCGCATTCCGTATTTCTGCTCGGGCTGCCCGCACAATTCCTCGACCGTGGTGCCGGAGGGCTCGCGTGCTTATGCCGGCATCGGCTGCCATTACATGGCGCAGTGGATGGACCGCTCGACGCAGGGCTTCACGCAGATGGGCGGCGAGGGCGCCAACTGGATCGGCGAGGCGCCGTTCTCCAAGCGCCCGCATGTCTTCCAGAACATAGGCGACGGCACCTACAACCACTCCGGCTACATGGCGATCCGCGCCTCGATCGCCTCGGGCGTCAACGTCACCTACAAGATCCTGTTCAACGACGCCGTCGCCATGACCGGCGGCCAGATGAACGACGGCAATCTGACGGTGCCGAAGATCGCCGCCCAGGTCGCGGCCGAAGGCGCCAAGCGCGTCGTCGTGGTCTCGGACGAGCCGAAGAAATATCCGCCCGGCACGCCATGGCCCGCGGGGGTGACATTCCATCATCGCGACGATTTGCAGACGGTGCAAAAGGATCTGTCGCTCATTCCCGGCTGCACGGTGCTGATCTACGACCAGACCTGCGCCGCGGAGAAGCGCCGCCGCCGGAAACGCGGCACATTCCCAGATCCCGACAAGCGCGTCATCATCAACGAACTGGTCTGCGAGGGCTGCGGCGATTGCGGCGTGAAGTCGAACTGCGTCTCGGTGCAGCCGCTGGAGACCGAATTCGGCCGTAAGCGCACCATCGACCAGTCGTCCTGCAACAAGGACTTCTCCTGCGTGAAGGGCTTCTGCCCGTCCTTCGTCACCGTGCACGGCGCCAAGCTGAAGAAGGGCCGCGGCGTCGCGCAGGATCATGAACTGAAGGTGCTGCCGGAGCCGGAGCTTCCCAGGATCGCGCAGACCTACAACATCATCGTCACCGGCGTGGGCGGCACCGGCATCGTCACCATCGGCGGCATCCTCGGCATGGCCGCGCATCTCGAGGGCAAGGCGGTCGGCGTCATCGACATGGCCGGCCTCGCCCAGAAGGGCGGCGCGGTCTACAGCCACATGCGCATTGCCGAGCGGCCGGAGGACATCCACGCGATCCGAATCGCCGCGGGCGGCGCCAATCTGGTGCTCGGCGGCGATATCGTCGTCGCCGGCAACAAGAAGGTCCTGGCCGCAGTGCAGTCCGGCAAGACCGCGATGGTCATCAACACCACGGAATTCCTGCCGGGCGATTTCACCCGCAATGCCGATTTCTCGCTGCCGACCGAGCGCCTGCGCCGCGCGATTGCCAGCGCGTCGGGGCAGGATGCGCAAGGACATGCGCTGTCGCGTTTCGTCGACGCCTCGCGGCTCGCCAGCGCGCTGTTCGGCTCTTCGCTCGGCGCCAACATCTTCATGGTCGGCGTCGCCTATCAGCTCGGCACACTGCCGTTGTCCGCGGACTCGATCGAGCAGGCGATCACGTTGAACGGCGAGGCCGTGCCGATGAATCTCGCCGCGTTTCATTGGGGCCGAAGGGCTGCGCTCGATCTCGAAGCGGTCGAGACCATCGCCCGGCCCGCGCCTGAAGCGCGCGACGAGAACCGGCAGCTCTCGCAGTCCTTCGAGGAGATGGTGTCGCGCCGGGTCAAGTTCCTCACCGCCTATCAGAGCCGGCGCTATGCGCGGCGCTATCGCAAGTGGGTCGAGAAGGCCAAGGACGTCGAGTCCGACCGGGTGCCGAGCAAAACCGGGCTCGCTGACGCGGTCGCGCGCTATCTGTTCAAGCTGATGGCCTACAAGGACGAGTACGAAGTGGCGCGGCTCTACACCGACGGCACCTTCCTCAAGCAGGTGGCGAACGAACTCGGCGGCGAGAAGCTGCGCTTTGAATTCCATCTCGCGCCGCCGATCCTGGCCAAGACCAACCCCGCGACCGGCGAGCCGGTGAAGCGGAGCTTCGGCCCGTGGATGATGAACGCATTCCGTGTGCTCGCCGCGTTTCGTTTCCTGCGCGGCACGCCGCTCGACATCTTCGGCCGCACCGAGGAGCGCCGCACCGAGCGCCAGCTGATCAAGGACTACGAGGCGATGCTGAAGGAGCTGCTCGACAAGCTCAGCGCCGACAACCACGCCGTCGCTGTGGGCCTTGCCTCGATCCCGGAAAAGATCCGCGGTTATGGTCCGGTCAAGATGCGGCACCTCAAGGCCGCCAAGGCCGACGAGGCCACGCTGCTCGAGCAGTTCCGATCGGGCGCGGCGCCCATGCTCAAGGCAGCGGAATAG
- a CDS encoding amidohydrolase family protein, with the protein MKIDCHIHALPERSIALLRRDPVYRVTLDGMKWHGGNYPDFTITEKWFDPETALAGMTANGVDMGIMSTAPKPLFYYEVDLEPAVAMCRETNLGLAEYQAAKPQNFRWMAHLPLRYPKAEVDMLDKAAAAGCCGVIAGTSIAGRRLDEPDYEIFWSAVEQLDMPVLLHPAYEHVSPGMGDFYLGSVIGMPTDATIALERLICSGMLDRHPKARIISALGGGFFPYQVGRLRQCISYRPELKHVKKDPWDYVGQIKFDTNVHENASLKFLIEFAGADNVMLGTDWPFSTGIDNPFGMLDTAAGGAAAIKTISESGPAAYFKLKA; encoded by the coding sequence ATGAAAATCGATTGCCACATCCATGCGCTTCCCGAGCGCTCGATCGCGCTGCTGCGCCGCGATCCGGTCTACCGCGTCACGCTCGACGGCATGAAATGGCACGGCGGCAATTATCCGGACTTCACGATCACCGAGAAGTGGTTCGATCCTGAGACTGCGCTCGCCGGCATGACGGCGAATGGCGTCGACATGGGCATCATGTCGACGGCGCCGAAGCCTCTGTTCTACTACGAGGTCGATCTCGAACCCGCGGTGGCGATGTGCCGTGAGACCAACCTGGGTCTTGCCGAATATCAGGCGGCCAAGCCGCAGAACTTCCGCTGGATGGCGCATTTGCCGCTGCGTTATCCGAAAGCCGAGGTCGACATGCTCGATAAAGCCGCGGCCGCCGGCTGCTGCGGCGTGATCGCCGGCACCAGCATCGCGGGCCGCCGGCTCGACGAGCCGGATTACGAGATCTTCTGGTCGGCGGTCGAGCAACTCGACATGCCGGTGCTGCTGCATCCGGCCTATGAGCATGTCAGCCCCGGCATGGGCGACTTCTATCTCGGCTCGGTGATCGGCATGCCGACCGATGCCACCATCGCGCTGGAGCGCCTGATCTGCTCGGGCATGCTCGACCGGCATCCGAAGGCGCGCATTATCAGCGCGCTCGGCGGCGGCTTCTTTCCGTATCAGGTCGGCCGGCTGCGCCAGTGCATCTCATACCGGCCCGAGCTGAAGCACGTGAAGAAAGACCCGTGGGACTATGTCGGGCAGATCAAGTTCGACACCAACGTGCACGAGAACGCGAGCCTCAAATTCCTGATCGAGTTCGCCGGCGCCGATAACGTGATGCTCGGCACCGACTGGCCGTTCTCGACCGGGATCGACAATCCGTTCGGCATGCTCGATACCGCCGCCGGTGGTGCCGCGGCGATCAAGACGATCTCGGAGAGCGGCCCGGCCGCATACTTCAAGCTGAAAGCCTGA
- a CDS encoding Bug family tripartite tricarboxylate transporter substrate binding protein has translation MTRACKLASLLLFALSFAAMPAAAQDYPNRPITMIVPYPPGGATDTIGRIIQDSMSQKLGQQIIIENIGGAGGMIAAGRAAHTAPDGYTILLHQVALAAGMTMYPKLALDAEKDFVTIGLVNTAGTALAARGDLPPNNIKELIRWLKEPGRNAKMAHAGVGSFGHLAGVLVAEELGVNVTQVPYRGAGPALNDLLAGMVDISSQSTVVAGPLVKAGKLKAYAIIGRNRFAGLPDLPTMGELGYKKLNLDFWHMLLAPAGTPRPIVDRLNGALRTALADARVKKTFDDGGMDLFPSAQQTPEAAAALLKSEIKIWGDVIRANNIVTQ, from the coding sequence ATGACACGCGCCTGCAAGCTCGCTTCGCTTCTGCTGTTCGCATTGAGCTTCGCGGCCATGCCCGCCGCCGCGCAGGACTATCCCAACAGGCCGATCACCATGATCGTGCCCTACCCGCCCGGCGGCGCGACCGACACCATCGGCCGCATCATCCAGGACAGCATGTCGCAAAAGCTCGGGCAGCAGATCATCATCGAGAACATCGGTGGCGCCGGCGGCATGATCGCAGCGGGCCGCGCCGCGCACACCGCGCCTGACGGCTACACCATCCTGCTGCACCAGGTGGCGCTCGCGGCCGGCATGACGATGTATCCCAAGCTCGCCCTCGATGCCGAGAAGGACTTCGTCACCATAGGCCTCGTCAACACCGCGGGCACCGCGCTTGCGGCGCGCGGCGATCTGCCGCCGAACAACATCAAGGAACTCATCCGTTGGCTCAAGGAGCCTGGGCGCAACGCCAAGATGGCGCATGCGGGCGTGGGGTCGTTCGGTCATCTCGCCGGTGTGCTGGTCGCCGAAGAGCTCGGCGTGAACGTCACGCAGGTGCCGTATCGCGGCGCGGGTCCTGCGCTCAATGATCTGCTGGCCGGGATGGTCGACATCAGCTCGCAGTCGACCGTGGTGGCGGGACCTTTGGTGAAAGCCGGCAAGTTGAAGGCTTATGCCATCATCGGCCGCAACCGCTTCGCGGGATTGCCCGACCTGCCGACCATGGGCGAGCTTGGCTACAAGAAGCTCAATCTCGACTTCTGGCACATGCTGCTCGCACCGGCCGGCACGCCGCGACCGATCGTCGACCGGCTCAACGGCGCTCTCCGCACTGCGCTGGCTGACGCACGGGTGAAGAAGACCTTCGACGATGGCGGCATGGATCTGTTTCCGTCAGCGCAGCAGACGCCGGAGGCAGCGGCTGCGCTGCTCAAGAGTGAGATCAAAATCTGGGGCGACGTGATCCGCGCCAACAACATCGTGACGCAGTAG
- a CDS encoding Bug family tripartite tricarboxylate transporter substrate binding protein: protein MVRARKLAWLLLAVAAWISGDVWASGEASAQSYPSHPITLVVPFPAGGATDAIARILIDPMSQRLGQQIVIENVGGAGGLIGAGRVARAAPDGHTLLLHQVGLAAGVTLYPNATFDAAKDLTGIGLVNTSASVVAGHKSLPPNSIKELVAWMKGGHVAKFAHAGVGAFGHLCGVMFVQEIGAKADQIPYRGGGPALNDLIAGHADLSCLSAAVVAEQVKAGYLKAYAIVGKNRFAGLPDAPTLVEAGYKNLDLDFWHIMFAPSGTPRPIVDQLNAALRQTLADARVQDAFTKAGMEVYPADRETPEIATAMLKSEIARWGDVIRKNNIQAQ from the coding sequence ATGGTCAGGGCACGCAAGCTCGCGTGGCTGCTGTTGGCCGTCGCCGCATGGATTTCGGGTGACGTTTGGGCCTCCGGCGAGGCTTCCGCGCAGAGCTATCCCAGCCATCCGATCACGCTGGTGGTGCCGTTCCCGGCCGGCGGCGCGACCGACGCCATCGCGCGCATCCTGATCGACCCGATGTCGCAACGGCTCGGCCAGCAGATCGTGATCGAGAATGTCGGCGGCGCCGGCGGGCTCATTGGCGCAGGCCGCGTCGCCCGCGCTGCGCCCGACGGCCATACACTGCTGCTTCATCAGGTCGGGCTTGCGGCCGGCGTGACGCTCTATCCGAACGCCACGTTTGACGCTGCGAAAGACCTGACCGGCATCGGTCTCGTCAACACCAGCGCATCGGTGGTCGCCGGCCACAAGTCGCTGCCGCCAAATTCCATCAAGGAGCTTGTCGCCTGGATGAAGGGCGGCCACGTCGCCAAGTTCGCACATGCAGGCGTCGGCGCCTTCGGCCATCTCTGCGGCGTGATGTTCGTGCAGGAGATCGGCGCCAAGGCCGACCAGATTCCCTATCGCGGCGGCGGGCCGGCGTTGAACGACTTGATCGCGGGCCATGCCGACTTGAGCTGCCTGTCGGCCGCAGTGGTCGCGGAGCAGGTCAAGGCCGGATATCTGAAAGCCTATGCGATCGTCGGCAAGAACCGGTTCGCGGGCCTGCCGGATGCGCCGACCCTGGTCGAGGCCGGCTACAAGAATCTCGATCTCGATTTCTGGCATATCATGTTCGCGCCGTCCGGCACGCCGCGGCCGATCGTCGATCAATTGAACGCAGCGCTGCGCCAGACGCTCGCCGACGCCAGGGTCCAGGACGCCTTCACCAAGGCCGGCATGGAGGTTTATCCCGCCGACCGGGAAACGCCCGAAATCGCCACCGCCATGCTGAAGAGCGAGATCGCCCGCTGGGGCGACGTGATCCGCAAAAACAACATCCAGGCGCAATAG